Genomic segment of Prosthecobacter debontii:
GATCAACGCATTTCCGATGGAGAAGCCTATCGTCTGCTCGGCCTAACCGGAGACCGCGCCAAAGCCATGCAGAGCATCCTCACCAGTGATGATGACCTGCGCCGAATCACCAGCACCGGGTATGTGGGCGATAAACGCGCCCAAATCATCGTGATCGCCCGGCGGGGAGATGACCGGTCTTTGACTTATCTCGCCAGAATTGAGGAATGAATTTCTCTCAACGCCACACAGGATTGAAATGTAGGCTCGATCCTCTCTGCAAAACGAGAGACCACGACTAAGTCAAATGAGCCATTGATTTTAAGTGCGTTCAGCGGCTGTTCCGAAGTAAAGTTAAGCAGACACCGCTGCCGGAAAAGACTCTCTTTGACTTCAAGATTCCACCGCAACTTCTTGCCAACTCCCGCGTTTTACCCACTTCACGATCCCCCGCATGTCGTTTGCCGCCTCCACCCTCCTCCTTCCCTCCCCGGATGCCACTTGGCGTGTTTGGAAACCGCGGAGCACCAGCGGAGGGGAAGCGGTAGAAACGCCCAGCTCAGTCGCTAATCAGGGAAAACCACTCGTTGTCGGTCTTCCGGCTACGGCTTGCCGGACCGTGGGCATGATTTTACCGAATGCCGACCACGAGATTCTCGAACAGATCATCATCACCCAACTGGAGAGAAAAGGGCTGAAACTAGAGGGAGGAGCTCATCGAAATTTCCGTTGGCATTTACTGACCCAAACGGCCTCCCTCGCCACTGTCAGCGTGGACATTCTGGCAGATCCCTTTCCACAAGATCTAGCGCTTTCTCAGGCCTCGGACTATACCGCCGCATTACGGCTTCTCAGCCTACCTAACGGTCACCTCGTCATTGCCGAAGAGCATGGTGCTTTGGTCCTCGCGGCCAATTACCAGGGCAAGCTCTATCACAGTCACCTCTTTGCTCCGGCCACCGCAGCGGCCGATGAGATCGCCCAGGATATCACCCTTGCTCGGCTAGCTCTGGAACAAGACCTCGGAGTCGGCAGCATTTCAGGGATTACTCTCGTGGGTTCAGCCTGGGTGCCCGAGATCACAGAGACACTGACTTCCTCGACCGAACTCCCCACGCGAGTTGTTCCGCATCTTCCCCCTAACAATGAGCTGGACACCAAGAGTTGGCCCCAGCTCCTTCCAGCCAGTGTTCGGGTTGCTCAAACCAGCGCCTCCCGTCGGGGTAACCTGATCCGCTTCAGCATTCTGGGCGGCTTGCTCTTCGTGGCCATGGGCTTCCTCGCCTTCGCTTATCTGCGTTTTCAGGAAAAGACAGCCTCTGAATTGGAAGCCGCCGTCGAAGCCACGGCTGAACCTGCCATGCAGGTCAAAAAAACCGTTGAACGATGGAAAGCACTCGCACCAGCCATTGAGCCCCGACGTTACCCCATGTTCATCTTGGCCGAAATCACCAAACTGATGCCTCCCAGCGGTATCGTGATCCGTGATTTTGAGATCAAGGACAATGAGATCGATATTCGTGGGGAAGCACGGGATGCCCAGATGGCTTTCCAGTTCGTCGAAGACCTGCAAAAACACAGCGTGCTCGGTCAGTATTCCTGGAGCAAACCTCAGCCGACGGTCCGTGACAAGACGGCCCAATTCCGCGCCCAGGGCAAACGCCAATAACCCGCTCAGGATTTCCCACGATCATGGCTCAGAAACTGACTTCCCGTGAAAAAAACCTGCTGCTGCTTTGCGTCAGCGTGCTGGTTTTTATGGCCTTCGCCATCCTGGTCAATGATTTCATGCAACGCCGCACGGCCGCACTGCAAAAGATCGCCACGCTTCAGGCACAGAAGAGTGAAAACGACACCTGGATGGCAGACCGTGCCTTTTGGGACAAGCGCCGCAACTGGCTGGTGGAAAAAATGCCGACCACCGAGAGCCTTGGCCGCGCCCAGGGCCAACTGCTGGAAGATCTACAGAACCAAGCTCTGGAATATGGCATCACCTCGGAGCAGCCTACGCTTCCCCCGTTGGCAGCCCCGACTGAAAGTTACCGTGAAGTGACAGTGTCTATTCGCCTCCGGGGAGATCAAACCACCGTGCTTCGCTGGCTCTCCACCCTGCAATCGCCCGAAAAATTCCAGGCCGTCCGCGTCTTAGACCTGGAGATTGACACCCGATCCCGAGAAAAGACGCCGCAAGTGGTGTGCAACCTCACCGTCGCCCGGTGGTTTAAGCCTGAAGTCGCACTCTAACCCAGCCTTCCAGCCATGAAGACCACGACCACGCTTCTCCGCTTATTGACGCTGCTGTCTCCCACAGTAGCGTGGGCTGCTGAGCCTGATCCAGATCTGCCTCAGCCTTTCGATCCCAATGTGCTCGCTCCCGTGGTGACGAGTTCGCCTTTTACCCGCATGGTCAACATGTCGGATAATCTGGTGCTAACAGGAATCGCCTACATTGATGGCAAACCTGTGGCGACCATTTTCAACATGGAGACGAAAGAGTCTCACATCGTTGGCACCGAGCCTAATTTCCAAGGTTGGACGCTGCAAGAAGCTCACCCAGCTCCTGATATTTCCCGCAGTCAGGCCAAGATCAGCATTGGCGGTGAAGTGGTCAGTGTTCGCTATGCATCCTTAACGGCCAAGGATATGAAGCCGAATGGCAAGCCCGAGCAGTCCGAACGGTCTGACAGAGGAGGGCCTCCGGGAGGTGACCGGTTTCGCGGCAACAGTCGCGGCCCTTCCGACGAGGATCGCAAACGCTACGAGTCTCTCTCGGAGAAATCGCGCGAAAAATTCCGCGACATGATGCGTTCCAAATTCAGCGATGAGAAGTTCCGTAATGCGCCCGAAGAAGAGCGCCGAAACATCATTCGCAAGGAATTCGAGCGAATCGAAAAAGAAGATAAGGGCGGACGTTAAGCCTGTCTCCGCCCTCTCTCTGCCAACAGCCCACTGTTTCTCCCGTCCCCTTTTCTCATGCATCTCTCCCGGTCCTGCCTCCGCACCGCTTTAACGAGCAGCCTACTCGCTCTCCTCTCCCTGTCGGCCCCGGCCCAAGAGAACGCTCCAGAACCGAATCCCCCGGCACCCGCCGCTGACGATGCAGTTCCTGCGGCTCCACCGCCTGAAGGTGCGCGGCCTCCAGGAGCACCTGGCGAAGGCGGTTTTGGCCCTCCTGGAAGTGGACGTTTCGGGCCCGGCGGAGGCTTTGGTCGTCGGCGCGGTGAAGGTGGAGGCTTTGGACCGACTGCCGCAGGAGGCATGGCACCGGGCGGCCCTGGAGGAGAAAACGTGCAGAGTACTCTCGCCCAGACGATTCGCATGGAAGGCGATAAAATCGTCCTCCAGTTCCCAAACAATCCGGTCGCCGACATGCTGAGCATCTATGAATTGCTCACCGGCGTCACTCTCATCAAGGACACCAATATCTTCACCGATGGTGCCCCCGTGAGCCTCGCCACCCCTCACGCGGTGAGCAAGGATGAAGCCATCAAACTCATTGAGGCGACTCTCCTCACCAATGGTTATGCCATCGTGATGGAACCCGGTGGTAAAAGTGCTCGTATCCTCCCTGCTCGGAGCCAGAGCGCCAACGCTGTTCAGTTCTCGCATGGCGTTCACTTCTACACTTCCCCTCAAGACCTGCCTCCAGGTGAGACCATCGTCACCTACTTCATGCGCTTGGATTACCTCGATCCTGAGGAAGCAGCCACGATGTTCTCCGGTCATGTTGGCCTCAGCGTCTATGGCCGCATCACCCCCGTGCTGACACCTCCGGGTTTACTTTTGACCGAGAGCAGCACGGTGATCAAACAACTCATCAGCATTCGCGAAGCCATTGATGTGGGGGATACGGGATCGTCCTTGGTCACCAAGTTCATTCCTGTGGAATATGCGGATGCTTCAACAGTGGCTCAGATCATCCAGGCGACCTTGACGGCTCAGGCCCAAGAAAAGGAAAGCAAAGGCGTCAATACCATCCGCGGCAATGCAGCCTCCGATGGTAAGAGCAACAATAACGAACGGCGTGAAGAACGGAGTGAGGCACGTCAACAAGCACCGATGATCATCAATGGCCAAGTGATGCAAGCAAGCGCACAGGCTCCGGTGCCAACCGCTCAAATCATTGCCGACACTCGGTTGAATCAAATCCTGGTCATCTCCGCACCCGCCGACTACGCCTACATCGCCAGCCTCATTGCCGAATTCGACAAGCCACTCCAAGTGGATGAACCTTACGAACGCAAACTTCGTTATGCGGCTGCTGTGGACGTCCTCAGTGCCATCGCCGACCTTCTACAGGACACCAGCACTGGAACCATTCAACTCCCGGGTGGAGGATCGATCCAACAGCAGCGTAACCAACCCCTGGCCTCCAGCAGCAGCCAGCTCCTCACGGGCCGCACCACCACAGGCACTCGTGGCGGACAAGTCCTGAGCACCAGCACAACGACCTCTGAAGATACAACTTCGACCGCCACTGCTTCGCGGGCGGACTTGATTCAGGGCCCCACTGAAGACAATGCCCCAATCTCCGTTCTCATCGGCAAAACTCGAGTCGTCGCTGATCCTATGTCGAACACCATCCTCGTGATGGGGCGCAAGGAAGCCATTGATAAGGTCAACGGCTTGCTCGACAAACTCGACCGCAAACCCGCGCAAGTTTATCTCTCAACTGTCATTGGCCAACTCACCTTGGACGATGGTTTCCAGTTCGGGGTGGACTATCTCAGTGCGCTAACCAACAAAGACGGCACCAATTTCAGTGCCGGTGGAATTTTCAGCCGCACCGACTTGCTGGGTAGCAGCACCACGGCTCGTGCTGTGAATGACCTCCGCAACAACGTCATCACCAATGCGTTTGGTCCCGCTGCCGGCCTCAATCTCTACGGCGCCATTGGTGACAGTTTGGAT
This window contains:
- a CDS encoding PilN domain-containing protein, with protein sequence MSFAASTLLLPSPDATWRVWKPRSTSGGEAVETPSSVANQGKPLVVGLPATACRTVGMILPNADHEILEQIIITQLERKGLKLEGGAHRNFRWHLLTQTASLATVSVDILADPFPQDLALSQASDYTAALRLLSLPNGHLVIAEEHGALVLAANYQGKLYHSHLFAPATAAADEIAQDITLARLALEQDLGVGSISGITLVGSAWVPEITETLTSSTELPTRVVPHLPPNNELDTKSWPQLLPASVRVAQTSASRRGNLIRFSILGGLLFVAMGFLAFAYLRFQEKTASELEAAVEATAEPAMQVKKTVERWKALAPAIEPRRYPMFILAEITKLMPPSGIVIRDFEIKDNEIDIRGEARDAQMAFQFVEDLQKHSVLGQYSWSKPQPTVRDKTAQFRAQGKRQ
- a CDS encoding secretin N-terminal domain-containing protein, which codes for MHLSRSCLRTALTSSLLALLSLSAPAQENAPEPNPPAPAADDAVPAAPPPEGARPPGAPGEGGFGPPGSGRFGPGGGFGRRRGEGGGFGPTAAGGMAPGGPGGENVQSTLAQTIRMEGDKIVLQFPNNPVADMLSIYELLTGVTLIKDTNIFTDGAPVSLATPHAVSKDEAIKLIEATLLTNGYAIVMEPGGKSARILPARSQSANAVQFSHGVHFYTSPQDLPPGETIVTYFMRLDYLDPEEAATMFSGHVGLSVYGRITPVLTPPGLLLTESSTVIKQLISIREAIDVGDTGSSLVTKFIPVEYADASTVAQIIQATLTAQAQEKESKGVNTIRGNAASDGKSNNNERREERSEARQQAPMIINGQVMQASAQAPVPTAQIIADTRLNQILVISAPADYAYIASLIAEFDKPLQVDEPYERKLRYAAAVDVLSAIADLLQDTSTGTIQLPGGGSIQQQRNQPLASSSSQLLTGRTTTGTRGGQVLSTSTTTSEDTTSTATASRADLIQGPTEDNAPISVLIGKTRVVADPMSNTILVMGRKEAIDKVNGLLDKLDRKPAQVYLSTVIGQLTLDDGFQFGVDYLSALTNKDGTNFSAGGIFSRTDLLGSSTTARAVNDLRNNVITNAFGPAAGLNLYGAIGDSLDVFVTALETTNRFKVLSRPSVFALNNKKATITSGQLIPVPAQTLTNTNNNNNGNNVTTTIEYRDVVLKLEVVPLINEDGEVTLTIAQVNDTVVGTQLVEPNLIPIIGTEQIVTSVTVPDRNTIVLGGLISEQNKKETSGVPFLSRIPGVGNLFKDNQDSNSRSELIIFIQPQVVTDNIGLRSTSRAEDFRTQVGADAAERFPEQVSPYGVRPITDKEAQELQDKPGFFSRIFKRGNPNKVTAPAPSARR